The following are encoded in a window of Alphaproteobacteria bacterium genomic DNA:
- a CDS encoding lactonase family protein codes for MSNDELVYVGTYSEPILFGTGQILQGKGKGIYCYRFDREAGKLHLLGITEGVRNSSYLAFDPKRRFLFCVNEYKEYEGKASGAVSSFRIDPATGKLTYLNTKASHGTDPCHLIVDATGRFVLIANFASGSVSVLPIAEDGSLGEAVEFIQHKGGTGVDPRRQAGPHAHAVAIDAANRFVFVPDLGLDGVVVYAFDAQTGKLTPHKTQPLVKTAPGAGPRQLVFRPDGKFAYLINELNSTMTAFAYDAGAGTLAEIHTLPTLPPGYHGHSTCAEVQITPDGKFLYGSNRGHDSLAIYALDAATGRMTIVGHEHTRGRIPRNFEISPCGKFIAAANQDTNNVLLFRLDPATGKIYPTGDVVDPGTPICVRFR; via the coding sequence ATGTCGAACGACGAATTGGTTTACGTAGGCACCTATAGCGAGCCGATTCTGTTCGGCACCGGCCAGATCCTGCAGGGCAAGGGCAAAGGCATCTATTGCTATCGCTTCGATCGCGAAGCGGGGAAGCTGCACCTTCTCGGCATTACCGAGGGGGTGCGCAATTCCTCCTATCTCGCGTTCGATCCCAAGCGCCGCTTCCTGTTCTGCGTGAACGAGTACAAGGAATACGAAGGCAAGGCGAGCGGCGCCGTCAGTTCCTTCCGCATCGATCCCGCGACCGGCAAACTTACCTATCTCAACACCAAGGCGAGCCACGGCACCGATCCGTGCCATCTGATCGTCGACGCCACCGGGCGCTTCGTGCTGATCGCGAATTTCGCCAGCGGCAGCGTATCGGTGCTGCCGATCGCCGAGGACGGATCGCTCGGCGAGGCCGTCGAGTTCATCCAGCACAAGGGCGGGACGGGCGTGGATCCGCGCCGCCAGGCGGGCCCGCACGCCCATGCGGTCGCCATCGACGCCGCGAACCGCTTCGTCTTCGTGCCGGATTTGGGCCTCGACGGCGTCGTGGTCTACGCGTTCGACGCGCAGACCGGCAAGCTGACGCCGCACAAGACCCAGCCGCTAGTGAAAACGGCCCCGGGTGCGGGTCCGCGTCAGTTGGTGTTCCGCCCGGACGGCAAATTCGCCTACCTCATCAATGAACTCAATTCCACGATGACGGCCTTCGCCTACGATGCGGGCGCCGGCACGCTCGCGGAGATTCATACGCTGCCGACCTTGCCGCCCGGCTATCACGGGCATTCGACCTGTGCGGAAGTACAGATCACGCCCGACGGCAAGTTCCTTTACGGGTCCAATCGCGGCCATGATTCGCTCGCGATCTATGCGCTGGATGCCGCCACCGGCCGCATGACGATCGTGGGGCACGAACACACGCGCGGGCGCATCCCGCGCAACTTCGAAATCAGCCCCTGCGGCAAATTCATCGCCGCCGCGAATCAGGACACGAACAACGTGCTGCTGTTCCGCCTGGATCCGGCCACCGGCAAGATCTACCCGACCGGCGACGTGGTCGATCCGGGCACGCCGATCTGCGTGCGGTTCCGCTAG